In the genome of Pagrus major chromosome 17, Pma_NU_1.0, the window TATTCCAGCTCAGACACATGCCTGTTTACAAGGAAACACCTACAGTACCAGAGAAATGCAACATGTTTAAGCAATCACGCTGCCTGCCTATAAAATGTGGATCACTGGTCGGGTTATTCTGAGATGTGGCAAGTCAGaagatttcttgtgtttttatggtttgaggtgtgtggcAATAACGGTGACTAGCTGATTCATGTGAGCCATTTCCCAGAAGTCAATGCTGATGTAAAATGACACTCAAAACAGTCCAACGGTAAATAAGCACAAGGAGCTGAATCAGTAAACCATGAAAGTTTTTTGGAAAAAGTTTACATGAAAACTATTCATTTCATAAACATCAGATATGTTATGCAGAAGGAAAAGTGAAAGATAATGCATTTAATTGTCTGCAATGTCATGCCAATAACTTTCCAGAGAACAAAGCACAAACCTCACTGTTTCTATAATTGTTTAATATTATGTATTTCACTGAGGTGTGAATGTTGTGCCCGCAACTTTCCAAAGAAGTGTGAATGCATGTTTTGAGTAAGATTAGGAATTGTGATAAAAGCTCACTCTCTCAGCGTTTCATTCACTGGAAAGTTACCAGCATTTATTAAGGAACTGTTCATTCCTGTCTCAGGAAAATTCAGGGGGATCAGAAAGTGAAGTCTTTTCTACCACCAAATGGTGACTAGACGTTCATATGTGCAGTATTACCTCCTGTAGTCGCCTCTGGTCCTCTGTgagctcctccagctctgtgCTGTTCCTGACTCCAGGCAGCTCCCTCCACAGCGTGGACgactgtgtgagagagatggaCAGACGTGGGGAGGTAGGCCTGCCTTCACATTTGGGGGGCTCAGGGAGAGGCAAGCTTTTGACACTGGTGAGTGAGGCTGTGTGGGACAACGAATGGGGGTGCCGGACAGGAGGTAAGGGAGGAAGGGGTCTGCGGGcgggaggaggtgaaggagcaGGGGATGGGGTGGAGTCCTCGCACACGGAGACGACATCGGAGCGAGCCTGGCGCAGGATCTCAAAGTTCTGGGCGGCCTCGCTGTACTGCTGGTAGAGCTGGGCAGCAtctgggagaaagagaggaagtaagacagacagaggagaagagagagcaaCAGAAAAGAAGGTTGAAAAATACAGGAAGCAAAGGAAAGAAGTGTTAGCCAAGAGGACTTGTTTGCATTTGACATTCCTTTTACACATACTTGTCGGAATGCAAAGTCGAAGTGGCAGCTGTTTTTCCCTCGAGTTAGGAGATATGAATACTTGCAGAAACCTGTCTGTGGCTTGCACAGACACACGTATACACAGCAACAACTCACACACCCTCCTGCACCATTTCTCGCAATATCCATATGAATCATAGGTCAAGATTCGCTGCCATTTTAGGTTGTTTACTTTATAATTTTTTAATGGTGTGAGCCAACAGTAAACTGTACAGATTTCCTTTGTGTATTTCATTTAAACTCTGAGCCAGCATTTGCTGAGGAAGAGATAAACAGTTAGTGGGTCTGGATTAACACTGAGATTAATCACACACGCTGAGAGGAAATGCTCAACCGCGTCAGGCCTTTCCCCAACCACGGCCGAAAAAGATATGATCTGAAGATGCGTCACTGTGCTGCCCACACAGCCTTTTTCCAATTATCAATCTTATGATTCAATCTGAACAAAACTGGcagtgataaataaaataaaaaaatagttatGCTGTAAAAGAAATTATATgctataacattttttttttttttttttttttaaaaaaaggcattaATGAAGTGGTTTTGTGCTTAAAGATTTCATTTAATACTTTTATGTTGCATGACCTGAATGACGCAATAACAAGGTTAAAACACAGCGACGTCACTACAGTTCAAACTGTGTCAAGTTGGTCAAATTTGTCTACAGAACAAGCATGATGAGGCATTGGTGCATATGTGTATTCAGACTGGGATGTCTACATGATCAATTACCTTCacaaagtgttgtgtttgtattataATAGCTCATCTGAACCTCTTAAATCTTGCCTGACAAATTCCTGCATATtctaataagaaaaaaacaactaaaactaATACTGGaataattaaaaactaaacttaaatTATTTCTGAACTATAAAACCAAAGTAAAACAAGCAAACCCACTGCGGAAATTcactgaaactaaactgaattgaaaacaaaaattaaaaacgaaataaaaactaatgaagAATACAAAACTATAATACAACTGAATCAGAGATACTCACTGAAAAACCTTGAGTTCCTTTTTCGTCTGTCGATTGTTTCCAAAACATTCCTATAGTGcgaaaaaagagacaaaacatacattaatgactgtacagactgtaactgtctgaaatgtctttttagTGTGTAACAATTACACTGAATATACAGAATCAGGActgtgctgccattaaaaatTTCCATGTCCTGACATTACAGAACTCAATATCTTCATCCTACACACAAAAAATTATTTTCCTAAAACACACTATGTATTTCACTTACATAAATTGCATATAGAATTTCCATGTAAGTCAAACACATGAACATCATAAATCTCACCACATATTTAAAAATTTAAGCAAAgttgtttaatttattcacatcaaCACAACCTGATAGAAATACTTTGCATTAAATTACATACTTTACACAGAACTAATGTTATTGAAGTACATAAAGTCAACGTTTGagggaaattatttttgttgagCATACAAAGTGTTAAACCATAACAGTTTTTAAGATTAGGGACATGCAGTCAAACATCCCGACCACTGCTGTATGTCAACATGTGATATTGCTTCACCATCAAATGTATCatgttgtgtgtgattgtttcaCTCACCTCAGCTCTACTTCTCCCCAGCTTTTGCTCcgatcatcttcatcatctggAATAAAAAAGTATCCGTTCGTCGAAATGTTATACAACAGCATACCTATCAGGGCACCTTGTTCTGATTCACTGCAGTGGACTtttgaatgaataaagaaacaaacaacaaaaaaataaataaataggtaataaataaaataaataacgGTAGTTCAATTAAAAATCCTGCATTGCAGAAAGGATCAGTGTGTTTCCAAAACTCGTGTTTCTCTTGCTATGTCTCAAAGCAGGATCAACCCGAGCCTTTTAGCTCATGCTTCTTGTCCCCCCTCCCAgtctccacctctgctcctcccCGCCCACTACCTGTAACCACAACACAGTGACGCAGTTTCCAGTGTATGGCAAAGTGCTGCGTTCAGAAACTGCACCTCTTAGGTCTACTGCCAGATGTCTGCCTTAGATTTTGGGTTCGTGTGTTTGACGTGACAACAAAATGATGCAAGAAACtgtcagacagaaaatgaagaggAAACGAGTGGGAGATAGTCTGTGATTAaaattgtctgtgtgtgaaatcaACAGTTGACTTCATTTAAAGGGGGCCTCCCACGTGGGAGCTGGAATATGTCAACCTGAttatatgattaaaaaaaaatcgaaAGACAGAAATTACAGGTGAAAGCCAAAGGAGAGGTAATCATGTGGCTTTCTCAAGGCTGATTTTGAGCAGCATCTCCATTACTCTTTACCTGTTGTAGAGAATATTCTGGTCCTGCGATCCCTTCCAACACCTTCCGCTTCTTCCACTTCTACATGCActccatttcttctttcagttgttttacgGATTCCCCTTCTTCGTATACGAGCCTCAGGACCCAAATCTCGGAAACTGCAGGTGCTCGTCAGAGTCCCCgcttttactttactttcttccgccacctctccctctctgctttccACCTCagttccctctccctccttcatcTCTCCCACCTCCTCTGCAGCAACCCTCTCCTCAGGttcctctccctgcctctcttcTTCACTTTCAACCATTCTGTCTTCCACCTCCTGGCCCTCACCCTCTCCGGAGGCAGACTCAGTCTCATAATTAAGAATGGGGCAGCTGCGTGGCTTGTACAGCGTGTTGCTCACAGATAAATACATCTCcacttccttctctctcctctctctcgcttctttttccctttctgATAATTCGACCTGATCACTAATTTTCACCTCTATATCCGCCTCTTCTAACTGAAGGAGACCAGAGGGCTCCTTCTCTTTGTCCATACTCTGAtcctcctttccttctgtgTCTAACAGTGTGTcagcgtgagtgtgtgttggtgtgtcacCATGCATAGCTGAGAACTGGTCAGCATGCATGTCGGCTTGGCTCTGCCCCATACCTCTCAGtccctcttcctccagcggctcctcctcctccagctctggaTCTGAGTGCTGTTCATCCGTTGTCAACTTAATAACGGGCGTCCCTCCAGGCTCTTGTGCAACCTCCTCTTGTTGTTCTTCGTACTCCATCGCTGTCTGGTTGACCCTTTGGTCTCCTTGTACATTTGGTTCATCCACAGTCTGATCCTCAGAACGTCCAAGGATCTCCCGCACCACATTTTTGGCCCATTTAAGGTGGGGGGCTTGGGAATGTCGCTTGGGCTCATCGGACATGCTCCACGCCCCGCTCAGTCGGATCCgaatggcctccacctcctctgggCTCATTGCGCCAGTGTTGAGTCCATCCAAGATTGGTTGAATTTGTTCAAAATTCACTTGAGAAAAGACATCAGCGTAGGGGTTAGTCGGGAGTGAAGGTGAAGgttgctccctctctctttccacatcttcattatttttctctctccacgCTGTGAGGAGTCTTTCAGTCTGTGAGTCTCTGTTTATCGGCCCTATTTCGGCATATGGGTGCTCCTTTTTAGGCCTCATCCTGATATCCTCCTCAGTTGCTCTTTCCTCTCTTGGCATGCTACACTCACTCCTGCTCTCTATGTCCTGGTTGTTGATGATCGGGTATTCATCATCTCTACTCTGTGTCGGATGCAGGTCATCCTGAGGTTGCAGTGTGGCGTCATCATTTTCTAAGTTTGGGTTGTCTCTTTCCACTCCCATCGTCCGTTCATCTTGTGACGGTGACTTCTTTGACCGGGGCAACGTTTGCCCAATCACACAGAAGACGtactttggatttttttccctcccctgTTCGTCATCCTCAACCATCTCCTCCTGTCCCTTTGTCcgttcctcttccctctcctcgTCTGCCTCCCGCCACTTGACATTATCACGTGCAACTTCCAAAAACTCCTGACAGTCCGTAaactcctcctcttcatcctcctctctttcgTCCTCCTCATCTCCGCCGCTAGACACGGTTACAAAGCCGTCCTCTCCTGACAGCATTATGTCCCTGTCTTGCTTCCACCCTGTGTCACTTCCTCCTTCGCTCTCGGAGCGGACCCAGTAATCGCTCccaccctcttcctctctgtcactctcctcTGTGTTATCTGTCACGTTCTCTCCCTCTGCATCCCTCCGCTGGCTTCCCTCTATCCTTCGATCGCTGTCAGACAGATGTTCCTTTCCTCCTTTATCTACTTCTCTCCAGGCTTCACCCACCTCCTCTCCATCTACACTCACACCCTCTGACTCCCTCCCTATGTCTCCCCTGCACTCACTTCTCCCTCCATGCCTTCCTCTGTACCTCTCATTTGGTTCCTCTTTtactctcctcccctcccttccccaCTCAGCCTGTGCCTCCATATTCCTCTCtacttctctcctcctctcattgCCCCtcgtttgtctctctctgtctacaAACTCTTCTTTACTATTCCTGCCCCTCTGTGGCTCTAACCacatcctcctctgctctggcACGCCACCTCTcgtgtctcctctgtctctttcttgtCTCTCACTTCGTTTTTTCTCCCTGTGACTTCTTTCAGCAGCTCTCTGTTCTTCTACATCTCTGTCACTTTCAGTGGTGCTCCACTCTCCGCTGCTCTGGGCTCGCGGCGGCACCCTAGGAGCTGTCTCGCCCTGGGGTCGGCTGCCTCTGCCTGTTGAATCATCCCACCTAGGATCTCTTTCCTTGCTTCTCTTCTGCTTGtactctctgtttctgtcatcctctctcctGTCATCCTTCACGTCTCTCACACTTTCCCTCCACCTTTCCTCCTCCCTGTACCTCTCCCGATCTTTCTCCACTCCCCTCCTCCTGGATCGatctgcttctctttctctttccttgtCTCTGTATCTCTGCTTGTCCTCTTCCCTGTATCCTTGCCTATCTcgatctctctccctctctgttttgcCCCCGTTGTCGCCCTCACTTCTGCTGTGTTGATATGtcaactcctccctctctctgtccttcgctctctccttcttcagctctctctcgtcactgtctccttcactcCTGGTGtccctctttcccctctccttcctgtctgagtggatctctctgtctcttctccttTGCGCAGAATGCACCCTGGCCTCCCTCTCCCCCATGTTAGGCctcagtttttctctctttctatccacatccctctctcttctgtccCATGAATCAACCACTTCTCTTCTGTCTTGAAAGCCAACATCATGCTCCTGATATCTTTCCCTCTGTCGtgatttctcttcttctgcaggtCGTCTTTTCCCCTCTTCCTTTGCCCTGCTTCGGatctcatctctctccctctctctgtaccACTCTCTCTGTCGTGCCCTCTCTCTTTCATCGTTCTCTACTCTTCTCTGCCTCCTAACTTCATCCATCTCAGCGGTGCCAGTCATTCTTCTGTCGCCATATGGGCTGCTTTTTCTTATTCTAGGAAATGTGTCGCCTTTCTTCATgcccctctccacctctctctcagCCAGCTTCTCTAGATTCGACACCGGCCTCCCGTTTCTGCTCCTGTCATCttcttgcctcctctctctcaccctcaaATCTCGTTCTCCCTCTCTAGGTCTCGGCAGAGTACCTCTGTCCCTTTCGTAGTATCTTTCCCGTGGGTCCATATCTTTGTATCTTGCTTTGTCcctcattttctcattttctctttctcttctccggTCTTCCTCCCGCTTGGCGTCTCTCTCGCGCTCCGACTGGGCAGTCATTGCTGGCCGTGGACTTGGATCCCGGGAGATTCTTCCACCTGGCTGAAGTTTGCGGTCAGATGTGTTTATGTTAGATGTGTCGAAGAGGGTGCAGCTGGGCCTTTTGGTCCCCATTGTATCATAATTTGGAGAACCTAAAAGACAGTAACACCCCACATAATCAGtttagaaaacaaacactgaaggtgcactacgtagttttggggaagaaattttaaccagaaaagacagattttttttcatttctaaacaaactaaataaacaaactctctttgttttcatgactgaataaacaaactgaccttaaaggacaacatattttcatactgttttacttgatatgcggcggaccctgccacatttttagcttcaaaaaagtgttctggggaccttttattttcctctgagaacagcttgtttattcagttatggaaaaaaatatatttctgagatTGTATAATCACCTAattaacattgtaaatgttaaaattctgagtttgaatttcctttccaaaaatacatagtgcccctttaaaagctAAGCAACAGGTCAAAGAGGAGGCCCTGCAAACCTTTACATATTAAGTTAATGTCACACAGTAGAGTATAAAACTGTATGTCACTCATGTTACTGCTACTTTTGAgactttttctgttattttattttgtcacacaCATAAAATTGCACTTGTACATTGAAGCTAAAAAGAGTGTGACACTTTAATCCAGTCTGGTTGAATAATAACTTTACAGTAGAAAGGTAAGATACAGGCTTCAGAAAAGGTGACACCCTCTTACTGTTAACTAAGAATGCAGCACAGACCTGCAAAGCACCACATACCAAAAGACGCTTTCAGAAAGCAAGCCCTGTGACACATAGGCACGGCATGTAACATGTAAACCACAACTAGGCTAGATCCAAATCTGTGTCCAAACTAGAAGCCATTTACACAAGTGTTTATCTGAAAAtcatttacaaataaataaatagcagaGTAACTCACCTGAATGTAGTTTCCTGGGGAGATCAGTGGTCTCCCCCTCCGGTGCAGCTCAGCTCAAAAGCATGGGATTGCACAACACACAAGAATTCATtcactgttttcacattgtCTAAGTGACACAACAAATGTCCTCCTTTTCTTCAGATAAATCAAACGTTATCTACTTTTCTCACTACTTCAACTCTGGTGAAAAACTTAATGTTTACGCCTGAGCTCTCCTTGCTTTTCCCTCTTGCtgcctctcttctgtctctccccacctcccctccttcctcaaATTCCCAAACAAGTCTCAACAGATTGACACTTAtctttcccctcctcctttctctctgtcttgtcCTCTCAGTCGCTGTTGCTGAACAGGAAGATCTCCAATAAATCAACCTGAAGTCTGTCCACTACTTCAGTCCTTTTCCCTTCCCAGTACTACCGACGTGATCGCCTGTGTGGACCCCCCCTGGCAAAAGAAAGTACAtaactctctcctctctcttgcCCCATTTCTTCTCTCACGAAACACAGGAAGTACACCTCCTTGGTGTCTCTGTCTTGGAGCAGCGATTGGTTGATATGGAGTAGGCCGGGTGTGtctgcacaacacacacagccaggtaAGGTaaaggctgtgataacacaagGGAGAGTGGGgggaggggagacagagagtgaaGGTTTAGAGCACACACAGGCTTTTGGAGAGCTCACTGAGGCCTATAAAAAAACCCCTACATTCCCCTGAGAGGTAataaagagggaaagaaaagtggAAACACAAACTCTTTCTTAtgattaaacaacaacaacaaaaaaaacaggattaaGCAATCACAGATCAGGAAACCAAGGGAGGTGCATTACAGGAGTGACTAGTGACTAATTTGTGTTACAATGACTGTTTTATTGTGATGATTGAGAGCCGAAGTGACCTGAGATGAAAGGTCTGTCTCATTAACGTTACCAAATAAAGGCCTAACTCAAGCCTGTCACATTTACTTGCTCCCTTGTTTTGTTGCACTACATTGATCCTCATTttaaggggctctatgtaacaatgtgttgcaatttacatgtatttatcactttttttaGATATTGTATTCATGCCttaatgtgattgtgatttttggctatataaataaaactgacttgacttgactacAGCCAGcagttggttagcttagcttagcatttagGCCggaagcaggaggaaacagctcgCCTGGTTCTAACCCAAATCCACAAAATCTACCAGGTAACCACCATTGTTACGTTTCCCCAGAACACAAAACCTGAAGGACAGGGGTCACAGGTTGGGAAACTAACAAAGCactgcacaaaacacaaaagggtCCAAACAAACTGGTCCCTTGGTGTCTAAAAGGTGGCAGTGGGAATAAAACCCACAGCCACCCACTAATTCTATCAAAATGatagacaaacagaaaaacattggACCCAAAAACCAAAGGTGAAGTGGGAGTCACCCAGATTTTtacccaaacagaaaatgcagaGCGCCAACTGATGGTGTTGCctccctgaaaacacacaagtcTCCCAGCTGACTGATTGCAGCCAGCTGAGGGAGAACATCACAGGTGCACCCAATAGCTTCTGATTATATGTGACCTAGATCTTGAGAAATACCTGTTAACATCAGGATCTTGGGTAATCTCTGATCTGTCCATAACACATTTACTTGCTCCCTTGTTTTGTTGCACTACGTTAACACTACTCTGTTGTACCTCGCCTTAATACCACTTAGCTAATTACTAACATTTACACACGCTCTCATTCAGATTTGTTCTTGACGGCCTTTAAAATTCCACAACTTTACATCCAAAATTGACAGTTTATTTGTTTCATCTAGGTTTAAGTAAAGGAGTCTATTAAAACAtccctgcaataaatcctaccTTCACAAGGGTTTTTTGTTCAGGTGttaaaggaaaaaggaaaatgcaGTCATTACCCACTCAACCCCATGCCGATGGCATGTCAGGTTAAGTTTTGTAGTCTataaaacattcctggagcttcacagtttaagaattctcctaaacaactgaagtagatggaggcttgttttaaaaggaaaaacggacataaaatggctccatgcagctcatcTGGCATTATCCAAgcctccagaagccctgagatcccacactgatttgaaaagacgttgtTAAAACTCTTTTTAAGCAGattcttcactgtagctgctaagctaaaagcgttaaaATGTACACCGTCTTAAGTGGGTggaaataacatcttttcaaattcaatttaggatctcagggcttcttgagacttggattactGTGGACGAGATGTATgaagacattttgtgtttttttgcagttgtttttgtatgttttgtcgagaaatgttttgtggactacaaaacatcACCCGACTTTcaatcagcatgagggtgagtagataatgactgaatttcaatttttcagcaaaccttttctttaaagctcctgttggtaagaTAGTTACTGACACTGGGTTTCCTAACTCGTCAAATGCTtacgctttgggattgtaggtcgggtcagTCGCCATCCGAAAGCATGGCATATCCTCATTTACAATGGTGTCAAGCtgataaacaaaacagtatTTTACCCTCTCATTTACATCCATAAAGGCATCAGTCTTAGCTAGGTATACCTAATAAACTGGTAACTGAGTGTACatggctctatgtaacaatgtGTCGcaaattacatatatttatcacctttttatatattgtattaatgccttaatgtgattgtgatttttggctatataaaaaaaactgacttgacttgactacAGCCAGCATTTggttaacttagcttagcatttaggctggaagcaggaggaaacagctcgCCTGCTTCTCACCCAAATTCACAAAATCTGC includes:
- the arhgef5 gene encoding uncharacterized protein arhgef5 isoform X1; amino-acid sequence: MGTKRPSCTLFDTSNINTSDRKLQPGGRISRDPSPRPAMTAQSERERDAKREEDRRRERENEKMRDKARYKDMDPRERYYERDRGTLPRPREGERDLRVRERRQEDDRSRNGRPVSNLEKLAEREVERGMKKGDTFPRIRKSSPYGDRRMTGTAEMDEVRRQRRVENDERERARQREWYRERERDEIRSRAKEEGKRRPAEEEKSRQRERYQEHDVGFQDRREVVDSWDRRERDVDRKREKLRPNMGEREARVHSAQRRRDREIHSDRKERGKRDTRSEGDSDERELKKERAKDREREELTYQHSRSEGDNGGKTERERDRDRQGYREEDKQRYRDKEREREADRSRRRGVEKDRERYREEERWRESVRDVKDDRREDDRNREYKQKRSKERDPRWDDSTGRGSRPQGETAPRVPPRAQSSGEWSTTESDRDVEEQRAAERSHREKKRSERQERDRGDTRGGVPEQRRMWLEPQRGRNSKEEFVDRERQTRGNERRREVERNMEAQAEWGREGRRVKEEPNERYRGRHGGRSECRGDIGRESEGVSVDGEEVGEAWREVDKGGKEHLSDSDRRIEGSQRRDAEGENVTDNTEESDREEEGGSDYWVRSESEGGSDTGWKQDRDIMLSGEDGFVTVSSGGDEEDEREEDEEEEFTDCQEFLEVARDNVKWREADEEREEERTKGQEEMVEDDEQGREKNPKYVFCVIGQTLPRSKKSPSQDERTMGVERDNPNLENDDATLQPQDDLHPTQSRDDEYPIINNQDIESRSECSMPREERATEEDIRMRPKKEHPYAEIGPINRDSQTERLLTAWREKNNEDVEREREQPSPSLPTNPYADVFSQVNFEQIQPILDGLNTGAMSPEEVEAIRIRLSGAWSMSDEPKRHSQAPHLKWAKNVVREILGRSEDQTVDEPNVQGDQRVNQTAMEYEEQQEEVAQEPGGTPVIKLTTDEQHSDPELEEEEPLEEEGLRGMGQSQADMHADQFSAMHGDTPTHTHADTLLDTEGKEDQSMDKEKEPSGLLQLEEADIEVKISDQVELSEREKEARERREKEVEMYLSVSNTLYKPRSCPILNYETESASGEGEGQEVEDRMVESEEERQGEEPEERVAAEEVGEMKEGEGTEVESREGEVAEESKVKAGTLTSTCSFRDLGPEARIRRRGIRKTTERRNGVHVEVEEAEGVGRDRRTRIFSTTDDEDDRSKSWGEVELRNVLETIDRRKRNSRFFNAAQLYQQYSEAAQNFEILRQARSDVVSVCEDSTPSPAPSPPPARRPLPPLPPVRHPHSLSHTASLTSVKSLPLPEPPKCEGRPTSPRLSISLTQSSTLWRELPGVRNSTELEELTEDQRRLQEIRFEVVTSEASYCRSLDIVVEHFVKSKQLGALLTTQDRNWLFSRLADVRAISHSFLSKLEEQVESDIMDFTVCDIIARHCQRFKMVYVPYLTNQSYQDATYQRLMNENQGFKRIVEKLERSSVCQRLPLRSFLVLPFQRITRIKLLVQNIVKRTTPGTAEATQAIKALKLLEKLIQESNDSITQMKSIESLVSLSAKVDFECRTLPLISQSRRLVREGPVTELMDFSLKDTERNIYMHLFNDYLLLSLQKEGGRFTVIDHSPVSELRAENCRVKLHSLQKNLFRLHMSHKALLLRTDTQSDKLRWISALSRPHPEIDFSAAQDFPQMQCIRAFVAQQPDELSLDKADVLLVHQQSSDHWVEGTRLSDRHRGWVPESHLETITNSRVRQRNLSDALKLTTATAAV
- the arhgef5 gene encoding uncharacterized protein arhgef5 isoform X2; the encoded protein is MGTKRPSCTLFDTSNINTSDRKLQPGGRISRDPSPRPAMTAQSERERDAKREEDRRRERENEKMRDKARYKDMDPRERYYERDRGTLPRPREGERDLRVRERRQEDDRSRNGRPVSNLEKLAEREVERGMKKGDTFPRIRKSSPYGDRRMTGTAEMDEVRRQRRVENDERERARQREWYRERERDEIRSRAKEEGKRRPAEEEKSRQRERYQEHDVGFQDRREVVDSWDRRERDVDRKREKLRPNMGEREARVHSAQRRRDREIHSDRKERGKRDTRSEGDSDERELKKERAKDREREELTYQHSRSEGDNGGKTERERDRDRQGYREEDKQRYRDKEREREADRSRRRGVEKDRERYREEERWRESVRDVKDDRREDDRNREYKQKRSKERDPRWDDSTGRGSRPQGETAPRVPPRAQSSGEWSTTESDRDVEEQRAAERSHREKKRSERQERDRGDTRGGVPEQRRMWLEPQRGRNSKEEFVDRERQTRGNERRREVERNMEAQAEWGREGRRVKEEPNERYRGRHGGRSECRGDIGRESEGVSVDGEEVGEAWREVDKGGKEHLSDSDRRIEGSQRRDAEGENVTDNTEESDREEEGGSDYWVRSESEGGSDTGWKQDRDIMLSGEDGFVTVSSGGDEEDEREEDEEEEFTDCQEFLEVARDNVKWREADEEREEERTKGQEEMVEDDEQGREKNPKYVFCVIGQTLPRSKKSPSQDERTMGVERDNPNLENDDATLQPQDDLHPTQSRDDEYPIINNQDIESRSECSMPREERATEEDIRMRPKKEHPYAEIGPINRDSQTERLLTAWREKNNEDVEREREQPSPSLPTNPYADVFSQVNFEQIQPILDGLNTGAMSPEEVEAIRIRLSGAWSMSDEPKRHSQAPHLKWAKNVVREILGRSEDQTVDEPNVQGDQRVNQTAMEYEEQQEEVAQEPGGTPVIKLTTDEQHSDPELEEEEPLEEEGLRDDEDDRSKSWGEVELRNVLETIDRRKRNSRFFNAAQLYQQYSEAAQNFEILRQARSDVVSVCEDSTPSPAPSPPPARRPLPPLPPVRHPHSLSHTASLTSVKSLPLPEPPKCEGRPTSPRLSISLTQSSTLWRELPGVRNSTELEELTEDQRRLQEIRFEVVTSEASYCRSLDIVVEHFVKSKQLGALLTTQDRNWLFSRLADVRAISHSFLSKLEEQVESDIMDFTVCDIIARHCQRFKMVYVPYLTNQSYQDATYQRLMNENQGFKRIVEKLERSSVCQRLPLRSFLVLPFQRITRIKLLVQNIVKRTTPGTAEATQAIKALKLLEKLIQESNDSITQMKSIESLVSLSAKVDFECRTLPLISQSRRLVREGPVTELMDFSLKDTERNIYMHLFNDYLLLSLQKEGGRFTVIDHSPVSELRAENCRVKLHSLQKNLFRLHMSHKALLLRTDTQSDKLRWISALSRPHPEIDFSAAQDFPQMQCIRAFVAQQPDELSLDKADVLLVHQQSSDHWVEGTRLSDRHRGWVPESHLETITNSRVRQRNLSDALKLTTATAAV